One Candidatus Limnocylindrales bacterium genomic region harbors:
- a CDS encoding ABC transporter substrate-binding protein, which produces MIALNSKEYRFFKLYQIGIEMKLLPDTIKYLLYLLLFLIYCEGVYADDIVIGASAAFRGPSRGLGIELYRGSMAYIQHINQGGGINGRKILMKAYNDGYNPIPAIENTIKLVEEDHVLLLFDYVGTPTVTRVLPLLKRYRNEFVYLFFPFTGAQPHRQPPYDEFVFNLRASYHQETEGLVDNFVKAGRKRIAIFYQVDAYGRSGWDGVKKALAKFGLKIAGEATYRRGAKYSEDFKQQVEILRKVNPDAIISVGAYAACAGFIRDARDAGWDVPIANVSFVGSENLLNLLLETGKATGRDYTVNLINSQVVPSYEETSLPAVKEYRELMDRYNPMPPKDLMAEEYKPLRYSFVSFEGFLNAKLLVEILKRMGSKPERARIKETVESIENLDIGINTPVSFGPHKHQGLDLVYYTTVRNGLFVPIIDWPGREK; this is translated from the coding sequence TTGATAGCTTTAAACTCGAAAGAATATCGGTTCTTCAAGTTGTATCAAATTGGAATTGAGATGAAACTCCTCCCTGACACCATAAAATACTTATTATATTTGCTACTTTTCCTTATTTATTGTGAAGGAGTGTATGCAGATGATATCGTTATTGGGGCCTCGGCCGCATTTCGGGGACCTTCAAGGGGGCTCGGCATTGAACTCTACAGAGGATCCATGGCCTATATCCAACATATCAATCAAGGAGGTGGGATAAATGGTCGAAAGATACTTATGAAGGCTTATAATGATGGTTATAATCCCATTCCTGCTATTGAAAACACCATCAAGCTGGTTGAGGAAGATCATGTTCTCCTCCTCTTTGATTATGTAGGAACTCCCACAGTGACCCGGGTCCTGCCATTACTCAAAAGATATCGGAATGAGTTTGTCTACCTTTTCTTTCCCTTTACAGGAGCTCAACCCCATAGACAGCCTCCCTATGATGAATTTGTCTTTAATCTTAGAGCATCTTATCACCAGGAGACCGAGGGGCTGGTGGATAATTTTGTAAAGGCAGGCAGAAAGAGGATTGCTATATTCTATCAAGTGGATGCCTATGGACGAAGTGGATGGGATGGGGTGAAAAAGGCTTTAGCAAAATTCGGTCTCAAGATTGCAGGCGAAGCTACTTATCGAAGAGGGGCCAAATACTCTGAGGATTTCAAACAGCAGGTTGAAATTCTTAGAAAGGTAAATCCGGATGCGATAATTTCGGTTGGAGCCTATGCTGCCTGCGCGGGATTTATTAGAGATGCCCGGGATGCCGGTTGGGATGTTCCCATTGCCAATGTTTCCTTTGTAGGAAGTGAGAATCTGCTTAATTTACTTCTTGAGACGGGTAAGGCAACCGGACGGGATTACACCGTTAACCTGATCAATTCCCAGGTTGTACCCTCCTATGAAGAGACCTCTTTACCTGCAGTTAAGGAATACAGAGAGTTAATGGATAGATATAACCCTATGCCTCCTAAGGACCTTATGGCGGAGGAATACAAACCCTTGAGGTATAGTTTTGTCAGTTTTGAAGGGTTTCTCAATGCAAAACTCCTTGTTGAAATTCTTAAAAGGATGGGCAGTAAACCTGAAAGGGCGCGCATCAAAGAGACCGTTGAAAGTATAGAGAATCTGGATATAGGGATCAATACCCCGGTATCCTTCGGACCCCACAAGCATCAGGGGTTGGATTTAGTCTATTATACAACGGTCAGGAATGGCTTATTCGTTCCTATTATAGATTGGCCCGGGAGGGAAAAATGA